The stretch of DNA GGTGTACGGATGGGATAGATAGAGAGTGGTATATGGATGGTTAGATCAGCTGGACAATTGGCACCCCCAGGTGAGTACGCAGGAGCTGGCTCCTCCAGCATCATGTCCGTGCTGACCGACCGAGCCATTGTGAGGAAGGACCGTCTCCGGTACGTTGCTGGTGGTGACAGGTACCGAGTCAACAACAAGTATGACGGGAGGTGCTCGCCGCTGCCAGTCAGCAAGATCCTTATGGAGGCCGAGTCTCTGGTGGGCCAGGAGATGCTGTACAGCGTCACCAGCGAGAACTGCGAGCACTTCGTCACCAAGCTGCGCTATGGCCAGCCCATGTGTGACCAGGTACGTACAGGTGGCCCTCTCACGTGCTTGTCACTGCCTTCCTGAAGGGTGGGCTTGGTGTAAGCCAGCCACACCTACTtggtcagggtctgggcagcacccggcacaaCAGGGCCCGGATCTCcctcagggtctgggcagcacccggcacaaCAGGGCCCGGATCTCcctcagggtctgggcagcgcccatcACAACAGGGCCCGGATCTCcctcagggtctgggcagcgcccatcACAACAGGGCCCGGATCTCCCTCAGGGTCTGGGTGCTCCTTGTGCTGTGCAGCAACTGTTAGAGCCCTGGATTAGTCCTTCCTTGTGGAGGACTGGTCACCAGGCTGGTGCATGGGCCCAGCCTTTGGATCCCCCGTGTTTTCAAGCAGCGTCTAGTCACTGCCTCTAGTCCTGGCCTTGCTGGCACATGGCCAAGGTACCCCTCCTTGAGATCGTAGGActcctgagcccagctgccctAAAACTAGTGCTAACCCCCCCAATCTCCCCAGTAGCTTCTCTACACACCCCAGTAGCTCCACCCAGGTTTATAATTTAGCCCTTTGGGGACTGTGTTGCAGATAAAGCAAGGATGCTTTGCAAAGGAAAGCAAATGCAAATGCTTTGCAAAGGAACTTAaccacactctctctccccctttttggGAGGCACAAGAGCGCTACAGATTTGTGGAAAACGCACCCAACACCTGAACGCAATTCCCTTCCTTGGAGCCCTGCCGACTCCTGAGAGTCTCTTGGGTTCTGGTCAGTGTTGTTCAGGGAGGCCAGGGCACTCCTGCTCAGCCTCCTGGTTCTGCAATGGCCTGGCCCCTTGGCTAGAGCCCATTGCTTTGAGAAGCCACTTCTGGAATCTCTTTCCCGCCTCTCTTATGCTGGGCTTTTCCATGCTCGGGTCCCGCTGTGTGCTGTTGGGCACAGGAGCTGTTAAACGTCCATGACAAAGAACGCCtcagtggtgaggaaactgaggcagggaatggcGTGTGGGTGTTGGGTCTACCTGGATCTGTAGATCTCTTGTGCTGTCTGTATAGTGATGGTTGCA from Eretmochelys imbricata isolate rEreImb1 chromosome 7, rEreImb1.hap1, whole genome shotgun sequence encodes:
- the LOC144267230 gene encoding phospholipase A and acyltransferase 3-like → MPPLFEEPNPGDLLEIFRFGYQHWALYVGNGYVIHLAPPSEYAGAGSSSIMSVLTDRAIVRKDRLRYVAGGDRYRVNNKYDGRCSPLPVSKILMEAESLVGQEMLYSVTSENCEHFVTKLRYGQPMCDQVRDTMLTVGAAGLGLAALGIIGVMVTRSRRQNQ